CAAGGGGTCACCGAGTTTCTGCCGATCTCCAGCGACGCGCACCTCATCCTGGTACCGCGGCTGCTGGGCTGGCCAGATCAGGGCTTGGCCTTCGATACGGCGGTGCATCTGGGCACCCTGGGGGCCGTGGTCGCCTATTTCCGCCGCGAACTCCTCGTCATGGCTCGGGACTGGGCCACCAGCCTGCGGGGACGCGGCGCAACGCCCGACGCGCGCTTGGCCTGGGCGGTACTCTTTGGGACCCTGCCGGCGGGATTCGCGGGTCTGCTCCTGCACAAGGCCGTGGAAACCCATCTGCGCACCCCGCTGGTGATCGCCATCGCCACGCTGGCGTTCGGTCTCCTACTCGGGTGGGCGGATTGGCGGGGCAACGGGGTCCGCGACGAGCACCAACTGACCTGGCGGGACGTGACGGTGATCGGTCTTGCCCAGGCCCTAGCGCTGATCCCGGGCACTTCCCGCTCCGGGATCACCATCACTGCGGCCCTGTTGTGTGGCATCAACCGGACCGCGGCGGCGCGCTACTCATTTCTGCTGTCCATCCCCATCATCGCCGCGGCCGGCGCCCTGGAGGTGGGTTCCGAACTCTTCGCACGGACCTCCGCCGGCCTGGCGACGTTGGCCCTGGGGGCACTGGTGGCCGGGGTCAGCGCGTACCTCACGATCCACCTTTTCCTCCGGCTCCTGCAACGAATCGGAATGCTGCCCTTCGTGATCTACCGCCTGTTCCTGGGCATCAGCCTGTTCTGGTTTTTTTACTGACGGCCACCCACGGGACGGGGAATCCCTGCTTCCGGATGCGTATCCGCCCCACGACGTCCGACAAAATGGCGGAAAATTTTACGCGCGCCGTGTTGCGGCACTGGGTGGGTAACACGCTGTAACGCGGATGGTATTTAGCGCCCGCCCCATGACCGCGGTGCATCCCGAACCGGTGGAAGGAGTTGGGCATTACGCCGACGTCGTGTCGTGGGAAACCCATGCATCGCGTTCACCTGCACCCACCGGGCGCGCCTGGATTTCATCCAAGTGTCTCATTCCCGGGATGAGTTGGCGGTGTAAAGCAGAATCCCCGTAACTATTTAGACCACATGAGAAAAAGCTCGCCCCGGGACGTCTGTCGGAAAAGTTTACAGCCCGGGGCTCGGCGGATCGATGACGGAGTCATAAATTATTT
This is a stretch of genomic DNA from Chromatiales bacterium 21-64-14. It encodes these proteins:
- a CDS encoding undecaprenyl-diphosphatase, with amino-acid sequence MDPLHAIWLALLQGVTEFLPISSDAHLILVPRLLGWPDQGLAFDTAVHLGTLGAVVAYFRRELLVMARDWATSLRGRGATPDARLAWAVLFGTLPAGFAGLLLHKAVETHLRTPLVIAIATLAFGLLLGWADWRGNGVRDEHQLTWRDVTVIGLAQALALIPGTSRSGITITAALLCGINRTAAARYSFLLSIPIIAAAGALEVGSELFARTSAGLATLALGALVAGVSAYLTIHLFLRLLQRIGMLPFVIYRLFLGISLFWFFY